The stretch of DNA CATCGGCCAATTCCTCGATCACCCGCTGCTCGTCGACCTTGCCGCGCCGGAAGTGCTTGAGCACGGCAATCAGCTCGGCGCATTCCTCCACGGCCTGATCATATTGGGCGTCGACTCCCCATTTCGCCAGGGTTTTTCGATACAATTCCCGATCTTCCAACATTGCGATCTCTCCCCTGCTTCGCCCGCGAGATATTTCCTTCGTGCCCGAACAGCCGGAATTCTGCGGCCATGAGGATCATTTGACAAGTAATTTGCGCAACAGGCGCTATAATAAACCAAAAAGGTCAGCTATTAACCTTTCTCTTTTCATTGATGCGAGGCAGGCCATGAAAACCATGCTGTATTGGGCGATTGCGGCGTTCGCCGTCGGCTTGTTGCTGGTTGGTTCTCCCGTCTCCGCGAGTTTGTCTTTTAGCACCGAAGACGCAGCCGTCCTTCTTGCCAAGGGCGGCGGTTCCCACGGTGGCTCCGGCAGCAAGCACAAAAGCCGTCACGGCGGCGAATTTGAAGATCGCCGAGGTCGCCACGGCGAACTCGAAACCGAGCACCGGGGACGCGGAAGGGGTCGCGGCGAGGGCGAAATCG from Geoalkalibacter sp. encodes:
- a CDS encoding MazG nucleotide pyrophosphohydrolase domain-containing protein, translated to MLEDRELYRKTLAKWGVDAQYDQAVEECAELIAVLKHFRRGKVDEQRVIEELADVWLMVGQLAYMFGEDQVKSAVQEKLAKLENLLNSP